Proteins from a genomic interval of Pelagibaculum spongiae:
- a CDS encoding DUF4194 domain-containing protein — MLSQYLEQQLQSRQLELNDFRVVTQRLLDFGVLCRDENLTEQQLYDQYLRMRDLVDDYMALVGVRLQHDGRFNTVRLFPPNARIPGEEDQEQPFSGMRARLSQNEVAVVLVLRNQYEQLLREGKIDEQGCAALSLEQLSIALKSLLGRSLPIKAVERAELFRRLRRLRVIHYRNEEDQFGTDVWFRIRPMITSMVPPQVMDELMGRTDEDSPVELEQSLDDNMPVEQQEEDVAINVTNSDDSSEIEPIASPDQSAE; from the coding sequence TTGCTTAGTCAGTACCTTGAACAGCAGCTGCAGTCTCGCCAGCTGGAGTTAAATGACTTTCGAGTCGTGACCCAGCGTTTGCTGGACTTTGGCGTGTTATGCCGCGATGAAAACCTGACCGAACAGCAGTTGTATGATCAATACCTGCGAATGCGTGATCTGGTGGATGACTACATGGCATTGGTTGGTGTTCGCCTGCAGCACGATGGGCGATTTAATACGGTACGGCTTTTCCCGCCAAATGCTCGAATTCCGGGTGAAGAAGACCAAGAGCAGCCCTTCTCTGGAATGCGCGCTCGCCTAAGTCAAAATGAAGTGGCGGTGGTGCTGGTATTACGCAATCAATATGAGCAATTGCTGCGGGAAGGCAAAATTGATGAGCAAGGCTGTGCAGCATTATCGCTAGAGCAGCTATCGATTGCGTTGAAATCTTTATTAGGCCGCAGCTTGCCAATAAAAGCCGTTGAACGAGCAGAATTATTCCGCCGTTTACGCCGACTACGAGTGATTCACTATCGTAATGAAGAAGATCAGTTTGGTACCGATGTTTGGTTTAGAATTCGGCCGATGATTACTTCAATGGTTCCACCGCAAGTGATGGACGAACTCATGGGTAGAACTGATGAAGACTCACCTGTTGAATTAGAACAATCGCTTGATGACAATATGCCTGTCGAACAGCAAGAAGAAGATGTAGCGATTAATGTTACCAATTCAGATGATTCATCTGAAATCGAGCCGATAGCATCACCTGACCAGTCAGCGGAATAA